The following proteins come from a genomic window of Actinopolymorpha sp. NPDC004070:
- a CDS encoding carbohydrate ABC transporter permease produces MAVTALKETRSDRIFNVCNIAVLGLFLVAVLYPLVYILSASFSSAQAISSGQVWLWPVDFNLEGYKAIFEYKSIVTGFLNSVFYAVVGTLINVTMTLLAAYPLSRRDLYGRNGFMFLFVFTMLFSGGMIPTYLVVHQLGLLNTRWALILPTAMAVWNMIITRTYYQVTIPHELLEAARIDGCDDFKFFTRIVLPLSKPIIAVNALLYAVGHWNQFFNALIYLTDESLFPLQLVLREILVKNSIDPSQIQDAAELMRVQELRDLLKYSLIVIASVPPLLAYPFVQRHFVKGVMIGSLKG; encoded by the coding sequence ATGGCGGTGACGGCACTGAAGGAGACCCGGTCCGACCGGATCTTCAACGTCTGCAACATCGCCGTCCTGGGGTTGTTCCTTGTGGCCGTGCTGTACCCGCTGGTGTACATCCTCAGCGCGTCGTTCAGCTCGGCCCAGGCGATCAGCTCCGGGCAGGTGTGGTTGTGGCCGGTGGACTTCAACCTCGAGGGATACAAGGCGATCTTCGAGTACAAGTCGATCGTCACCGGTTTCCTCAACTCGGTCTTCTACGCGGTGGTCGGCACGCTGATCAACGTGACCATGACGCTGCTGGCGGCCTACCCGTTGTCGCGGCGGGATCTCTACGGCCGCAACGGCTTCATGTTCCTGTTCGTGTTCACCATGCTGTTCAGCGGCGGCATGATCCCGACCTACCTCGTCGTGCACCAGCTGGGACTGCTCAACACCCGCTGGGCGCTGATCCTGCCGACCGCGATGGCGGTGTGGAACATGATCATCACCCGGACCTACTACCAGGTGACGATTCCGCACGAGCTACTGGAGGCGGCCCGCATCGACGGGTGCGACGACTTCAAGTTCTTCACCCGGATCGTGCTGCCGCTGTCCAAGCCGATCATCGCGGTCAACGCGCTCCTCTACGCGGTGGGGCACTGGAACCAGTTCTTCAACGCCCTCATCTACCTCACCGACGAGTCGTTGTTCCCGCTGCAGCTGGTGTTGCGCGAGATCCTGGTCAAGAACTCCATCGATCCGTCCCAGATCCAGGACGCCGCGGAGCTGATGCGGGTCCAGGAGCTGCGGGACCTGCTGAAGTACTCGTTGATCGTGATCGCCAGCGTCCCGCCGCTGCTGGCGTATCCGTTCGTCCAGCGGCACTTCGTCAAGGGCGTCATGATCGGCTCGCTCAAGGGCTGA